The genomic DNA GATTTTCAAAGGCATAACCAGTTTTGTATAGTGGGTTTTGGCGTGAATCCGCCCCACTAAATCGAGGAAAAGAAGTTGAAACAGATCTGGATTTAAGCTGTTTAACCGTCGAGATAACTGAGAAATACTGATCGAATCTAGTTCAATTCCCTTTTGAAGCTGTTCGTCAAAAAGACAATCACCAAGAGCGTGCAGGCTCTCGACTTCAACTAGCTGCGCAAAGAGCAGCAGTTTCAGGAAGGACTCTGTCCTTAACTTTTTTGTATAATAGTCTAATTTCTTGATTTTCACCTGATCTTCAATTAATTGAAGATTCATGGCTGAAAACCATTGCCCAAATGAAGTTTTTCGTGTAATCTTGTCCATGCGTGTGTCCTTTTTAGTGGATTTGGACGGGTTACCACCTGACTTATCCATTATAAAGGACTTTTTCTTTGCACAAAATAAAATTAGTGAAGATTTTGAGTCTTTTTAATATTGAAATTAAATTAGTGCAACACTAGTGTTTTTTTTCCTATAAAATAAATTAAATAGACGAAATTTATACTCATTAAAACAAGCTCAAAAACCCAGTCATTTTTAAACAAAAAGTAACACATTAAATATATTGAAAAAAACCTATTTAACCTATGTAACACAAATTGTACATGGTTCTTTAACCATTGTTCAGTCCACTTCATTAAAATGTTATAAGAAACAATCCCCACTATTAAAAAGAAGACTGGAAGACTTATATTAGTTTTGTGTAAAAATAGGGATAATAAAATGGTAATCAAACTAAGCGATTTAATAAAATCAATAACAAAACTATATACAAGTGATTTAATAAAATACGACTTTAATTTCCATTCTAATGGCAACAAAAAGACTATATCTGCCCTTTTAATAAATGTACGAACTTTTGTCTGCATTAAAATGAAGGTTACAAATAGTGATAAGATTACTTCAACAGATATTTGAGGAGGTATCCACTGAAGAAATAAATTAAAATAATAAATAAAGATACTACTAATAATCAGAAAAAAATAAACAACATTCGCACCAATTATTGAATAGTATCTGAACATCTTTCTATAAAATTCCTGAACCCTTAACCCCCATAATGTTTTTATATCCATTAATACACCCATACTTTCATTGAATAATATCCTAATGGCACTATATGTATAATTCAATTAGCTAATTTTTCTTGTTGTACAATTGCACCGGTAAGTTTGAGTACATTGTTTCACAACTTACACAAAAATTAACATAAATATCCATTTTAATTTAGAAATGTTATTCCTTTAAGGCCCAGATTGCAGAACAAAATTAAAAAGCGCCCTTTAATCAAAATGATAACATGTTAATATTTTACAAGCTAGATACATGTTACAAAACTCGTCCTTTTCTGAACACGCTCCTTTTTAATTCATAAGGGGCGTTTTTTACTGTTTGTAATGTAACAAAACTCCGTCCATCAATCTATGTTCATTAACCTTATATTTAGTATCTTATGTTACAATGAAATCAAAGGAAAAATGAAGAAAGAGTGATTTTGGTGTTAATTGGATATGCACGTGTGTCAACAGGATTACAAAATTTGGATTTACAATCAGATGCTTTAACGCAACATGGTTGTACAAAAATTTTTCACGATAAAATGAGTGGAACAAAAAGACAACGCCCCGGTTTAGAAGAAGTTCTTAAGTATGCACGTAAAGGGGATACAATTGTCGTTTGGCGATTGGATCGACTAGGACGCAACATGCAAGATTTGATTCAAATTGTGAACAGCTTAAATGAACGGGAGATTGGCTTTCATAGTCTGCAAGAAAACATAACAATGGACAAAAGCAATGCTACGGGGCAATTAATGTTTCATTTGTTCGCAGCATTTGCAGAATTTGAACGTAATTTGATCGAAGAGCGCTCTGCTGCGGGACGAGCAGCTGCCAAAGCACGCGGGCGTCTAGGTGGACGCCCTGAAAAGTATGGAGCTAAAGATATTGAAATGATGAAGGCTTTAATTGAAAGTGGCACCCCGATTAAAGATGTTGCGGAAAAGTGGGGTGTGTCTCGCACAACGATTTATCGCTATTTGGAACGACAATAAATCGGAAAGGTTGATGCCTATGCAAAATGAACAGCTTCCATTAACAGCTTATTCGGAAGAACAACGGCAAGCAGCAGTAGAAAAGTATAAAATTATCTCACCCTATCTTATCAATGAAAAAACATTAACTGTCATTACAGAGGAAACCGGCATTGCAAAAAGAACGCTACAATACTGGATTCGGGACTATAAACAATTGGGCTTAAAAGGTTTAATTCGAAAAACAAGAAGCGACGATGGCAAAATACATTTGGAGCCAGAAATTGTCGTGTTAGTTGAACAATTGATATTGAAGAACAAAAGGAATTCATTAACGTCAATTCATCGAATGATCTGTGAGCAATGTCAGAAAAAAGGCTGGCAAGAACCAAGTTATTATCAAGTATATAAGATATCACAGTCCCTTTCGCCAAGCTTAAAGAAGTTAGCGCATGACGGTCAAAAAGCATACAACAATCAATATGATTTAATTCATCGAAGAGAAGCAAACTACCCCAACGAAATTTGGCAAGCTGACCATACCCCTTTAGACATTATAGTTTTAAATGAAAAAGGAAAACCAGAAAGACCTTGGCTAACAATCATTTTAGATGATTATAGCCGAGCAGTCGCTGGGTATTACTTATCTTTTGAAAACCCCTCTGCTATACATACATCTTTGGTATTACACCAAGCAATATGGAGAAAAAGTAATCCTGATTGGCAAATATGCGGTATCCCAGAGAAATTTTATACAGATCATGGAAGCGATTTTACATCCAACCATATGGAACAAGTAGCAATTGATTTAAAAATTAATCTAGTCTTTTCTGCAGTCGGTGTTCCAAGAGGGCGTGGGAAAATAGAGAGATTTTTTTTAACCATTAATCAATTATTTCTACAAGATTTACCCGGTTATTTGGGAAATCAGACTAGCACTTCACTTCTTACCATTAAAGAACTAGATGAAAGATTACAAAATTTCATTATAAGTAACTATCACCATAGGATTCATGGCACAACAAAAAAAGAGCCTATACATGCATGGAATAATTCCGGATTCCTCCCCAATATGCCCGAAAGTTTAGAAAGTCTTGATTTATTATTGTTAAACGTAGCAAAACCAAGGAAGGTGCATTCTGATGGGATTCACTTCCAGGGACTAAGATATATTGATACAAACCTTGCTGCATACGTTGGTGAATCAGTCATTATTCGTTACGATCCAAGGGATATTGCAGAGATTCGAGTGTTCTATCAAGATAAATACTTATGTACGGCTATTGCTCCTGAAATCTCCGATTATACAGTAGATTTAAAGGATATTGTTTCAGCACGAAGTAAAATAAGGAAGAATCTAAAGAAACAACTTGATTCTGGAAAAACTGTTGCAGAAGAAATTGCCTTGTCTAAGCAAAAGGATTTGGAGGAAAAGCCTAATAAATCTAATTCCAAAAAGTCAAAACTTAAGAGGTATTTCAATGAATAAAACACAAAAGTTTATTGAAACAAAAGAATATAAAAGGTTTGCCGAGTTCTGTGACGCTTGTATAAAATACAAGTACATAGGCATTTGTTATGGATTACCCGGTGTTGGAAAAACATTGTCCTCAAGGTATTATTCAAATTGGGATTCCATCGAAAAACAAATAGCTTATAAAACCGCAAAAGAAATTGGCGTAGACGCAAATGAAGAAATACTTGAAGCCAAAACAATCTTTTATACAGCCCCAGCAGTGCGAGCGACCAAAATGACTGAACAGATTAATCTTATTCAGGGTAGAATGAATATGGCAAGAACTATGTACAAAGTAATCACTTTGGGAGAAGAAGAAAAGTATTCCACTAATGATTATGAAGACATTGACTTGATTATTGTTGATGAAATTGACCGTTTAAAAATGCAAAATTTAGAACAACTTAGGGATATTTATGATAGGAATGATATAGCAATGATACTAATTGGGATGCCCGGCATTGAAAAACGACTAGCTCGGTACCCCCAACTTTACTCTAGAATTGGATTCGCTCATGAATTTGATAAACTTAGTAAAGATGAAACCCATCATATCTTGGAATATAAATGGGGAGAGTTAGGACTTTCAATAAAACTTGAAGACTTTTCCGATTATGAAGCAATAACCAGTATAATAAAAATTACCGGCGGGAACTTCAGGCTCATACAGAGACTGTTCACTCAGATTGAAAGAATACTTGAAATTAATAAGCTTGAAACAATAACAACAGAAGTTGTTGAAGCCGCACGGGATAGCTTGGTAATCGGGGTCAAGTAAATATAAAAAGCCAGCTTCCGGTTGTTCCGCAATCGGGCCATTTAATTGAGCAACATCCTTAAAGAAAATTGGATATATATGTTAAAAGTTTAGGGAAGATTGTGAAGGTTTCAACTTAATGTAACGACGCAGGAAGTGAAAGAAAGAGATGTTCATTACAACATCTCTTTTTGCTTACGCACCTATCTCCTCTGCGTGCTTCATCATTTCTTCATCTATGATTTCAATTAATTCTGGACTAGTATACATAAGTAAAACAACTTCTCTGGAGTCATCCTCAATATGAATTTCAGCTTCAATACGTATCTCAGATTTATCTCCTTTATAAATAACATCAAAGGTACC from Robertmurraya sp. FSL R5-0851 includes the following:
- a CDS encoding ABC transporter permease, with protein sequence MGVLMDIKTLWGLRVQEFYRKMFRYYSIIGANVVYFFLIISSIFIYYFNLFLQWIPPQISVEVILSLFVTFILMQTKVRTFIKRADIVFLLPLEWKLKSYFIKSLVYSFVIDFIKSLSLITILLSLFLHKTNISLPVFFLIVGIVSYNILMKWTEQWLKNHVQFVLHRLNRFFSIYLMCYFLFKNDWVFELVLMSINFVYLIYFIGKKTLVLH
- a CDS encoding recombinase family protein codes for the protein MLIGYARVSTGLQNLDLQSDALTQHGCTKIFHDKMSGTKRQRPGLEEVLKYARKGDTIVVWRLDRLGRNMQDLIQIVNSLNEREIGFHSLQENITMDKSNATGQLMFHLFAAFAEFERNLIEERSAAGRAAAKARGRLGGRPEKYGAKDIEMMKALIESGTPIKDVAEKWGVSRTTIYRYLERQ
- a CDS encoding Mu transposase C-terminal domain-containing protein is translated as MQNEQLPLTAYSEEQRQAAVEKYKIISPYLINEKTLTVITEETGIAKRTLQYWIRDYKQLGLKGLIRKTRSDDGKIHLEPEIVVLVEQLILKNKRNSLTSIHRMICEQCQKKGWQEPSYYQVYKISQSLSPSLKKLAHDGQKAYNNQYDLIHRREANYPNEIWQADHTPLDIIVLNEKGKPERPWLTIILDDYSRAVAGYYLSFENPSAIHTSLVLHQAIWRKSNPDWQICGIPEKFYTDHGSDFTSNHMEQVAIDLKINLVFSAVGVPRGRGKIERFFLTINQLFLQDLPGYLGNQTSTSLLTIKELDERLQNFIISNYHHRIHGTTKKEPIHAWNNSGFLPNMPESLESLDLLLLNVAKPRKVHSDGIHFQGLRYIDTNLAAYVGESVIIRYDPRDIAEIRVFYQDKYLCTAIAPEISDYTVDLKDIVSARSKIRKNLKKQLDSGKTVAEEIALSKQKDLEEKPNKSNSKKSKLKRYFNE
- a CDS encoding AAA family ATPase — protein: MNKTQKFIETKEYKRFAEFCDACIKYKYIGICYGLPGVGKTLSSRYYSNWDSIEKQIAYKTAKEIGVDANEEILEAKTIFYTAPAVRATKMTEQINLIQGRMNMARTMYKVITLGEEEKYSTNDYEDIDLIIVDEIDRLKMQNLEQLRDIYDRNDIAMILIGMPGIEKRLARYPQLYSRIGFAHEFDKLSKDETHHILEYKWGELGLSIKLEDFSDYEAITSIIKITGGNFRLIQRLFTQIERILEINKLETITTEVVEAARDSLVIGVK